The segment TGGACGCGCTCGGCCCCGACGCCCGCGCCGAGATCCTCGACCTGCGCCGGCAGGTCGACGGCGAGGTGCGCCGGATCATCGAGGACGGCGTGGCGAGCGGCGAGTTCGCCGTCCTGGACGTGCACGGCACGACGCTCGCCGTGCTGTCCCTGTGCATCGACGTGGCCCGCTGGTTCAACATCGACGGCCCCCGTACGCCCGACGAGGTCGGCGCGCTGTACGCCGACCTCGTGCTGCGGATGGTGGGCGCGGCGAAGTAGCGCCCGCGGGCGGGGGCGGGGTGTCAGAGGTAGTAGCGGGACACCGACTCCGCCACGCACACGGGCTTGTCCCCGCCCTCGCGCTCCACGCTGAAGGCGACGGAGACCTGGACGCCGCCGGTGACGTCCTCGACGCCGGTGATCGTCGCGGTGGCGCGCAGCCGCGAGCCGACGGGCACCGGGGCGGGGAAACGGACCTTGTTGGTGCCGTAGTTGACGCCCATCTTCACGTTCTCGACCTTGATCAGCTGCGGACCGAAGAGCGGCAGCAGGGAGAGGGTGAGGTAGCCGTGCGCGATGGTCGTGCCGAAGGGGCCGGCGGCGGCCTTCTCCGGGTCGACGTGGATCCACTGGTGGTCCCCGGTGGCCTCCGCGAAGAGGTCGATCCGCTTCTGGTCGACGTCCAGCCAGTCGGTGTACCCCAGCTGCTCGCCCACCGCCGCCTTCAGCTCGTCGGCGGACGTGAAGATCCTCGGCTCTGCCATGTCTGCGGCCCTCTCGCGTCACTAGCTGCCCATGTCACCGTGCCATGAGTCTAAGCGACTGCTTAGCATGCTCGGCTGCGGGGCCGATGTCAACGGACTCCCGGCGTGGCGGTGGGTAGGCTCCGAGGGGTGCCCCAGATTCCCGAGAAGATCCACGAGCTCACGGTCGGCCAGCTCGCCGCGCGCAGCGGTGCCGCCGTCTCCGCCCTGCACTTCTACGAGTCGAAGGGGCTGATCAGCAGTCGCCGGACGTCCGGCAACCAGCGCCGCTACCACCGGGACACACTGCGCCGCGTCGCCTTCGTGCGCGCGGCGCAACGCGTCGGCATCCCGCTGGCCACGATCCGCGAGGCCCTCGCCGAACTGCCCGAGGAACGCACCCCCACCCGGGAGGACTGGGCCCGGCTCTCGCACACGTGGCGCGCGGAACTCGACGAGCGCATCAAACAGCTGAACCGGCTCCGCGATCACCTCACCGACTGCATCGGCTGCGGCTGTCTGTCCCTCGCCACCTGCGTCCTGTCCAACCCCGACGACGCCTTCGGCGAACGCGGCTCCGGCTCGCGCCTGCTGGTGGAACGGGCCCCGCGCCGGGCCGTCCCGGCCGACCGCCCCGCCGCGGCCCCGTCCCGCGCCGAGGAGGCCGGCCGGCCGGACCGGACCGCGCCGGCCCCGACCACCCCCTGCTGCTGACCCGTCCCCGCGCTCGCCCGGCGGGTCACTCGTACTCGGTGCCGCCCTTACGGGTCAGATAGGCGCCGCTGACCGCCTTGGCGATCGCCCGGCCCCCGGTGACCGGGCTGTGGCGTTCGACGGCCGGGCGGATCACCACACCCTCCCGCAGGTGCAGCCCGCGTCCGGACACCGTCTCCCGGCCGGTCGCGATCTCCAGCACCCGCTCGCTGTCGTACGGGCCCTCGAACAGGGTCGGTACGAGGGGCAGTTCACCGGTCAGCAGATCCGCCGCGGAAAGCCAGCGCACGGTGCCGTCGATCTCCGCGGACACGTCGAACACCGCGTAGCCCAGGGTGGCGCCCCGGCCGTCCGCGCCGTACGTCAGGTCCTGCACGCCAGCCCCGTACACCTCGCCGAAGACGCCGATCCGGCGCGCGCCCAGCCGCTCGGCCAGCCGGGCCGCCGCCTCGGGGACGCCGTGGCCGCGCACGGCCCGCCAGTACAGGTTCCTCGGATCCTCTTTCAGGGCGAGGGACTTGGCGCCGAACCCCTTCGAGGAGACGAACACCCGCCGCTCGTCCGCGACATAGGTCAGCAGGCAGGCCGAGCCGTGCAGTTTCTCGGTCAGGACCACCGGTTCGCCGGGCTCGAACAGGCCGGGGTAGCGCTGGATGTTCTCGATGTCGACCCACGGCAGCAGATCCGGCGCGGCCTCGACGTCGCCGTTCATCGTCGGGGGGATCGGCGGCACCCACTTGACGATGCCCAGCCGCTCCGCGAAGTCGGTGCCCCGCGCCGCGGCGAGCGCCAGGTCGACGTCGGCCAGCGCCTTCGGACGGCACACGATCCCCTGGGAGAGCTCGCCGCGCAGCCGTACCGCCTTCACCCGGTCCGCCCCGCTGCCCGCCAGCCGCCCGGTCAGCCCGAGTTCCTCGATGAGTCCGGCGGGAAGCACCGACTGCTCGGGGATGTACACGGCCGTCTCACCGGTGCGGTACGCGCCCTTGGCGACGACGGCCCGGTAGAGGCCGACCTGGGCCAGTTCGAGGGCGTCGGCGTCGGGGTGTTCGTGGACGGTCAGCACTTCGGCGGTGACGCGCAGCGTCGACATGCGGGGCTCCTTCAGGTCCAGCCACGGACGGCTCGGTCGGGATTCATCGCCCCAACTGTCGCCGCGCACAAACAGATGGAGCGACCCGATTAGCCCCTGCTACCGTCGACGACCCGCCCCACGAAGCAACGCAGACGTGCCACCCCACCCCACGAAGCAACGCAGACGCGCCCCGCGCTACGCCCGACAGGTCGGCGCGCCAGGTGGCAAGTCGGGGCGGCGGGTCGGGGGCCGGAGTTCGGGCGTGTGCGGTCGCGGGTCGGGGGAGCGGTGGGTGTGGGCTGGTCGCCGTCCGGCCGGGGCGCGGCCGCGCGCCGAGGGACGGCGCGCGGGCTGTTCGCCGTCCGGCGGGACCGCGGCCGCACGGTTCACGGGGGCCGCCGGGCGTACGGGCGCGGCACGGGGCCGGCCGTGGGCGCCCGGGCCGGCAGGACAGGGGGTGCGGCATCCCCGGCGCACCCCCGCCGGGCTCGCGAGTCGGTCACGGACCGGCCCCGGGCAGGGTTCAGGCCGGTGTCAGGCCGACACCAGCAGCCGTCCGCCCCTGGCGTACGCCAGCGCCTCGGGCGTGAGTACGGGGCGCGGGACGAGGATTCCGCAGTCCGCGCAGACCGGGCCCGCCGACGGTTCGTGGTCCAGGTCGTACCTCCAGGGCAGCCTCTCACCGCCGCACACCGGGCACCCCGTGCCCGGATCGCGCTCCAGCGCGGCGATCAGCCTGCGCAGGACCTCGGCCAGCGGCTCACGGGGGTGCAGCCGCGGGTCGTCGCACCAGGCGACCCCGAACCCGCCCCAGGTCAGGCGGTGCCAGTCGTCCACGCTGCCGGGCCTGCGCAGCCCGTCGTGCTTCTCCTTCTTGCGGCGTTCGGCGAACTCGACCTCGTAGGCGAGCCACACCGCCCGAGCCTCCTCCAGCTCGTCCAACGCGGCCACGAGCCGCGCAGGATCGGGGGAGCGGTCCTCGGGACCGAACCCGGCCCGGGACGACAGGTGGTCCCAGGTCGCCCTGTGCCCGTAGGGAGCGAACCGCTCAAGGCACTTGCGCAGCGAATACCGCCGCAGCGCCAGATCGCAACGCGGGTCTCGCACCTGTCTCGCCAGACTCCGGAAACCGGCCATCGCCTTGCACCTCCGTCACATCTGTACCTGTACTTCGGTCACTTCGGCGTCGTCGTACGGACGTCGTCGAATAGACGTATCGACATGCGATTCGGCTCCATCCGATCTCCGATGACCTCCACCTGCCGAAAACTTGACGCATGTTCATCTTCAATCCCGGGGATACCGGCGGTAACCTTCCGGCCACCCCCGTCGCTAGGAGCAGCCGATGCCTCGGCGAACCCCACGCAACTCTCTCGACAGACTGAGAACTCCCGGCAGATTCCCCGGGTTCCTGAAGACCGCTTCCGTATGCGCCCTGATCGCCGGTCTTTTGTCCCCCATTACCCAAGTGGCGGCAGCCGCCGAGGTCACGGCCGCGAACGACTACTGCGGCGGCCAGTGCTCCGACATCCTCCCGCCGGGCGAGAACGGCAACGCCACCCTCGCGCAGATCCTCCTCAACCAGGCCTTCGGCACCCAGCCCGACCACGCCGAGGACCAGCTCGGGCCCTACGCCAACCTGGCCAAGGGCTACCCCACGCTCACCAACGCCACCATCAACACCTTCTTCAACGACGCGTCGTTCGGTGTCGCCTCCGATCAAGTCGCCTCCACCTCGAACCCCGCGGGGCGCAGCGACGTGACGATCGTCCGCGACAAGAAGACGGGCGTGCCGCACATCACCGGCACCACCCGGTACGGCACCGAGTTCGGCGCCGGGTACGCCGCGGCCCAGGACCGGCTGTGGCTCATGGACGTCTTCCGGCACGTCGGCCGCGGCCAGCTCACCGCCTTCGCGGGCGGCGCCCCCTCCAACCAGGGGCTGGAGCAGCAGTTCTGGCGCAACGCTCCGTACACCGAGGCAGACCTCCAGGCCCAGATCGACAACGCCGTCGCCGCCAACGGCACCCGCGGCCAGCAGGCGCTCGCCGACGCCAACGCCTACCTCGCCGGCATCAACGCCTACATCGACGCCTCCGACAGCGGCCGCTACTTCCCCGGTGAATACGTGCTGACGGGCCACAAGGACTCAGTCACCAACGCCGGCACCATCGACCACTTCAAGATCACCGACCTGGTCGCGCTGGCCTCGGTCATCGGCGCGCTCTTCGGCTCGGGCGGCGGCGGCGAGGTCAACAACGCGGTCTCGCTGCTCGCCGCCCAGGAGAAGTACGGCGTGCAGCAGGGCACCGAGGTCTGGGAGGCGTTCCGCGAACGCAACGACCCGGAGGCCGTCCTCACCGTCCACAACGGCCAGAGCTTCCCTTACGCCACCAAGCCCGCGAGCCCGCAGGGCGCGGCGCTGCCCGACGCCGGCTCGGTCACGACGCAGCCGCTGGTCTACGACGCAACGGGCACCGGCGGCGACCAGAACGCCTCCGCCGCCTCCGCCACGGCGACCGCCGCCGCCCTCGGTTCGGCGCGGCGCGGCATGTCCAACGCCCTGGTCGTCAGCGGCCAGGCCACCGCGAGCGGCCACCCGATCGCCGTGTTCGGCCCGCAGACCGGCTACTTCGCCCCGCAACTGCTCATGCTCCAGGAGATCCAGGGCCCGGGCATCAGCGCCCGCGGCGCCTCCTTCGCGGGCCTGAGCATGTACGTCGAACTCGGCCGCGGCCAGGACTACGCGTGGAGCGCCACGACCTCCGGCCAGGACATCATCGACAGCTACGCCGTCGAACTGTGCCAGGACGACTACCACTACCTGTTCCACGGCACCTGCACGGCCATGGACGTGGTGGAGCAGAAGAACGCCTGGAAGCCCACCACCGCCGACGGCACGGCGGCCGGCTCGTACACCATGCGCGTGTACCGGACCAAGTACGGTCCGGTGGAGTACCGGGCGACCGTGGGCGGCAAGAAGGTCGCCTACACGACGCTGCGCTCGTCCTTCATGCACGAGGCCGACTCCATCATCGGCTTCCAGATGCTGAACGACCCGGACTACGTCAAGAGTCCGCAGACCTTCCAGAGCGCCGTGCAGCACATCAACTACACCTTCAACTGGTTCTACGCCGACTCCACGCACACCGCGTACTACAACAGCGGCGACAACCCGGTGCGGGCGAGCGGTGTCGACGCAGAGTTCCCGGTGTGGGCGCAGGCGGCGTACGAGTGGAAGAACTGGGTGCCGGCCACCAACACGGCCGAGTACACCCCGGCCTCGGCGCACCCCAACTCCATCGACCAGGACTACTACATCTCCTGGAACAACAAGCAGGCCCTGAACTACTCGACGGCCTCGTGGGGCGACGGGTCCGTGCACCGCGGCAACCTGCTCGAGGACCGGGTGAAGAAACTCGTCGCGGCAGGCGGCGTCACGCGCGCGTCCCTGACCAAGGCGATGGCGGACGCGGCGCTCGCGGACCTGCGGGCCGAGGACGTCCTGCCCGACCTGCTGAAGGTGGTCAACAGCTCCACGGTCACCGACTCCACGGCCGCGGCCGCGGTGACCAAGCTCCAGGCCTGGCTGACGGCGGGCGGCAAGCGGACGGAGACGACGGCCGGTTCGAAGACGTACGCCAACGCCGACGCGGTCCGCATCCTCGACGCGTGGTGGCCGCTGCTGGTGAAGGCCGAGTTCGAGCCGGGCCTCGGCACCGGCCTGTACACGGCGTTCACCGCGAACCTGCCCATCGACGAGACCCCGTCGGCCGCGCACGGCCCGACCGGTGCGCACGCCGGCAGCTCCTTCCAGTACGGCTGGTGGAGCTATGTCGACAAGGACATCCGGGCCGTGCTGGGCGAGACGGTCCAGGGCGGGCTGACGCAGAAGTACTGCGGCGGCGGCACCCTCACCGGCTGCCGGGACGTCCTCATCAGCACCCTCAAGGAAGCCGCGGGCAAGACGGCCGCCCAGGTCTACCCGGGCGACACCCTGTGCGCGGCGGGCAACCAGTGGTGCGCCGACTCGATCGTCCAGCGCACCCTGGGCGGCATCAAGCACGGCAACATCAGCTGGCAGAACCGGCCCACCTTCCAGCAGGTGGTGGAGTTCACCTCGCACCGCTAGCACACGCGGCGGCGGGGCGGTCCTAGCCGATCCGGCCCGCCGCCAGCACCAGCCGCGCCAGCTCGGGGTGCACGATGTCACTGTGCGCCCCGGCCGGCGCCCCGCCGCGCCGGACCACCGCCGCCGCGTCGACGTTCACGCATCCCGACCGCGGCAGCGGCCCGGACAGCGCGTCGGCCAGCACGCACGCGTGCGTCCCGGGCACGGCCTGCGCGCCGTCGTGTCCCAGAGCGCCCCACCTGGCGCCCAGCATCTCCCCGACGAGCCCCCGGGCGTCCCCCGCCATCCGCGAGGCCAGCGGATACATGGTGCCCAGCGCCTGGTCGAACCGCGAGTAGCAGCAGACCAGGGGGCCGTCGATACGGTTCTGCTGCCCCTGGAGCACACCGCCCGCCCGCGCGTCGTGCGGCAGCCGTTCGGCGAACGCGTAGTGCGAGAAGGCCCCCTGGAGCAGCGTCACCGACTTCACCGTGCGCACCCCCTGCGGCAGCCCCCGCAGCGCGAACGACACCAGCCGTCCGCCGAAGCTGTGCCCCACCAGGTGCACCCGCACGCCCGGCGCCCGCGCCGCCAGCCGTCCCACGAAGGGGCCCAGTCCCCGCTCGCCGACCGTCCCGGCCCGCCGTTTCATCGCGTAGTACGTCGCCTGCCGCAGCAGCTCGTGCGCCCCGTCCCACGGGTTCGGCAGCGCGAACTCCTCACGGGCAGGGCCGGATCCGAGGTCCGCCAGGGCCCCCGCGAACGCCTCGCACGCCACCGCCGCCGGGCAGGAGAACATCCCGGGGCCGTCCGGTGCGACCCCGTCCACCAGGGTGTCCGCGCCGAACAGCGCCTGCGGTCCCGTCGGAGCCACCTCCACCAGCAGCCGCACCAGCCGCCCGAACTCCTCGATCCCGGCGTCCCCGGAGGGCTGCTCCTCCAGCAGCCGCGCGAGGCCTTCGACCACGGCGGCCCGGCCCGGGAACGTCCCGAGCAGCGCGTGACGGGTGTCCGTGTCCAGGGCCGGGCGCCGGCCGGCGGCGGCCGCCGCGGAGTGCGGGAAGTCGGGGATCGGCTCGTCGCAGAACCGCATCGACGGCCACACCACGCCCACGTAACCGATCCGCGCCGCCGGGGCGAGCGCCGGGACGGGTGCGAAGAAGCGGCTGTAGAGCCGGGTGGCGCCGGAGCGGTCGCTGTTCCAGCCGTGCGAAAAGAGGATCAGGTCGCGCACGCCCTGCCGCGCCACCCCGGTCAGCAGCCGGTCCCGCCCCGGTACGTCGACGTCCCCGTCGGCGTCGAAGGTCAGCTCCCAGTAGGGCGTCACGCTCATCGCCGGATCCGCCATCACAGGCCCCCTCGTCCCCGCAGGGATGCGCCGAGTACGGGCATCGTCCTGCGAACGCGGGCATGTGGCCATACGTCACGGCTCATCCGTACAAGACGTCGTCCCGGAGGTGCCCGGGGAGCCGGACGCGATCCCGGGGTAACCCCTTCCGCCGCTACATACCGACTGGTTAGTCTGACGGGAGAGCCGATTCGAACCGCAGTCGCGTCGAAGGAGACCGATGGTGGAAGCCGTGCAGGATGCCGCAGTGGTCGTGACCGGAGCGGGGGGCGGTATCGGGGCCGCCCTGGCCCGCCGCTTCGCCGCCGAGGGAGCCCGGGTCGTCGTCAACGACCTGGACGCCGACCGGGCGCGCGCCGTCGCCGAGGAGATCGGCGGGATCGCGGTCCCCGGCGACGCCTCCACGATCGTCGAGGACGCCCGCGAGGCGCTCGGCGGCAGCGTCGACGTGTACTGCGCCAACGCCGGCGTCGCCTCGGGCGGCTCGGAGTCGGCCGAGGAGTCCGTCTGGGCCCTCGCCTGGGACGTCAACGTCATGGCGCACGTCCGCGCGGCCCACGCGCTGCTCCCGCACTGGCTGGAGCGCGGACAGGGCCGGTTCGTCTCCACGGTCTCCGCCGCCGGGCTGCTCACGATGATCGGAGCCGCGCCCTACAGCGTCACCAAGCACGGCGCGTACGCCTTCGCGGAATGGCTGTCGCTGACCTACCGCCACCGGGGCGTCAAGGTGCACGCCATCTGCCCCCAGGGCGTGCGCACCGACATGCTGGACGCCACCGGCAGCGCGGGCGACCTGGTGCTCAAGCCGACCGCGATCGAGCCGCAGGACGTGGCGGACGCCCTGTTCAAAGGCATCGCGGAGGACCGCTTCCTGATCCTGCCGCACCCCGAGGTCGCCGACTACTACCGGCTGCGGGCCGGTGACCCCGACCGCTGGCTGTCGAACATGAACCACCTCCAGCGCAAGTGGGAGGCCGCCGGATGACCACGCCCGCCTCGCACTACGCGGCCAGGCCCTGGGTGGCCCTCCTCGACGAGTCCCAGCGCGCCCCGGTCGACCCCGCCGACTCCCTCGTCGACGCCTTCCGCAGGTCCGTCGCCGAGGCCCCCGACCGGACCTGCCTCGCCTACTTCGACGGACGGCTCACCTACCGCGAGGTGGACGAGCTCAGCGACTCCGTGGCCGGTCACCTCGCCGCCCGCGGCCTGGAACCCGGCGACCGGGTCGCCGTCCTCCTCCAGAACTCCCCGCAGTTCGTCCTCGCCCTGCTGGGCGCCTGGAAGGCGGGCGCCACGGTCGTCCCCGTCAATCCCATGTACAAGTCGGCGGAGGTCTCCCACGTCCTGCGGGACGGCGAGGTCGCCGCGCTGATCTGCTCCGACCGGGCCTGGGAGTCGTACCTGCGGCAGACGGCGGACGGCTCGACCGTGCGGATCGTGCTCACCGGCTGCGAACGGGACTTCCAGACGCGGGGCGACGAGAGGGTGCTGGCCTTCGAGCGGCTCCCGCGGCCCTCCGACACCGACGACCTCACCGCCGTCGCCCGGGCCGGACACAAGGCGCCGCAGGTCCCCGCCCCCGCCCCCGCCGACACCGCCCTGATCAGTTACACCTCGGGCACCAGCGGCGCCCCCAAGGGCGCCACCAACACGCACGGCAACATCATGTACAACGCCGAGCGGCAACGCACCGGGCTGCGGCTTCCCGAGGCGCCCGTCTACTACGCGCTCGCCCCGCTGTTCCACATCACCGGCATGGTCTGCCAGCTCGGCGCCTGTCTGAACAGCGCGGGCACGCTCGTGCTGACGTACCGCTTCGAGGCGGGTGTGGTGCTGGAGGCGTTCGCCGAGCACCGGCCGCACTACACGGTCGGCCCCTCCACCGCCTTCATGGCGCTCGCCGCCCACCCCGGCGTCACCCGGGACCACTTCGCGTCCTTCGTGAACATCTCCTCGGGCGGCGCGCCCGTGCCGCCGGCCCTGGTGGAGAAGTTCCGGGCGGGCTTCGGGCCGTACATCCGCAACGGCTACGGGCTCACCGAGTGCACGGCGCCCTGCGCGTCCGTGCCGCCCCAGCTCGAGGCGCCGGTCGACCCGGCCTCCGGGACCCTCGCCGTCGGCGTGCCCGGCCCCGACACGGTCGTGCGCATCGTCGACGACCAGGGGGCCGAGGTCCCCTTCGGGGAGCAGGGCGAGATCGTCGTACGGGGGCCGCAGGTGGTCCCCGGCTACTGGCGGCGCCCCGAGGCCACCGCCGAGACCTTCCCGGACGGCGAACTGCGCACCGGGGACATCGGTTTCATGGACGAGCAGGGCTGGCTGTACGTCGTCGACCGCAAGAAGGACATGATCAACGCGTCCGGGTTCAAGGTGTGGCCGCGCGAGGTCGAGGACGTGCTCTACACCCATCCGGCGGTCCGCGAGGCGGCCGTCGTGGGGGTGCCGGACGGCTACCGAGGGGAGACCGTCAAGGCCTATATCAGCCTGCGTCCCGGCGCCGACGCGGATGCCGATACGCTCGCGGCCTACTGCAAGGAGCGGCTGGCGGCCTACAAGTATCCGCGCCAGGTGGAGATCCTGCCCGACCTGCCCAAGACGGCGAGTGGGAAGATCCTCAGGCGGGAGCTGCGTTCCCGCCCGCGGGACGGCCGTCAGCCCTGACAGCCGGTGGCGCGGTCGCCGGGTCACCGGCGGACCGGCGCCACGACAGCAGCAGCACAGCAGCACGACAGCCGACCGGGCTCGTCGGCGAGGATCGAGGAAGGCAGGTGGCGGCAGTGCCCAGGACGACGGACGGTGACGGGACACCCGTGCCGCAGCGGCTGCTGGCCGCCGCCACCCGGCTCTTCGCCGAGCAGGGCTACGACCGCACGTCGGTGCAGGAGATCGTCGAGGCGGCCGGCGTCACCAAGGGGGCGCTGTACCACTACTTCGGCTCCAAGGACGACCTCCTGCACGAGGTGTACGCGCGCGTGCTGCGCGTGCAGCAGGAGCGTCTCGACGCCTTCGCCAACGCCGACGAGCCGATCGAGAAGCGGCTGCGGGGCGCCGCGGCGGACGTCGTCGTCACGACGATCGAGAACCTCGACGACGCGTCGATCTTCTTCCGCTCCATGCACCATCTGAGCCCGGAGAAGAACAAGCAGGTGCGGGCCGAGCGCCGGCGCTACCACGAACGCTTCCGCGCCCTCGTCGAGGAGGGCCAGCAGGCCGGTGTCTTCTCCACGGCGACCCCGGCCGACCTGGTCGTCGACTACCACTTCGGATCCGTGCACCATCTGTCGACCTGGTACCGGCCGGACGGGTCGATGGGCCCCAAGGAGGTCGCCGACCACCTCGCCGACCTGCTGCTGCGGGCCCTGCGGCCCTGACCCGCCCGGTCCCGGACCGGCACGCGGGTGGGGGCGGCCGCCACGGCGACCGCCCCCACCCGCGTGTCTTGTGCCCTACAGGTACTTCTTCAGCTCCCGGCGCGCCAGCGACCGCTGGTGCACCTCGTCGGGGCCGTCGGCGATCATCAGCGTGCGGGCCCCCGCGTACAGCTCGGCGAGCGGGAAGTCCTGGCTGACACCGCCCGCGCCGTGCAGCTGGATCGCCCGGTCGATGATGTCGACGACCGCGCGGGGCGTCGCGATCTTGATGGCCTGGATCTCCGTGTGCGCGCCCCGGTTGCCGACGGTGTCCATCATCCAGGCCGTCTTCAGCACCAGCAGCCGCAGCTGCTCGACCGTCACGCGCGCGTCCGCGATCCAGTTGTGGACCACGCCCTGCTGCGCCAGCGCCTTGCCGAAGGCGTCACGGGAGACGGCGCGGCGGCACATCAGCTCGATCGCCCGCTCCGCCATGCCGATCAGCCGCATGCAGTGGTGGATGCGGCCCGGGCCGAGCCTGGCCTGCGCGATGGCGAAACCGCCGCCCTCCTCGCCGATCAGGTTCGCGACCGGCACCCGCGCCCCGTCGAAGACCACCTCGGCGTGACCGCCGTGGGAGTGGTCCTCGTAGCCGAACACCTTCATGGCCCGCTCGACCGTGACCCCCGGGGTGTCGCGCGGCACCAGCACCATGGACTGCTGACGGCGGATGTCGGCGCCGTCCGGGTCCGTCTTGCCCATCACGATGAAGATCTTGCAGTCCGGGTTCATCGCCCCGGAGATGTACCACTTGCGGCCGGTGACGACGTACTCGTCGCCCTCACGCCGGATCAGGGTGGTGATGTTGGTGGCGTCGGAGGAGGCCACCTCGGGCTCGGTCATCGCGAACGCCGAGCGGATCTCGCCCGCCAGCAGCGGCTCCAGCCACTGCTTCTGTTGCCCCTCGTCGCCGAACTGGGCGAGCACCTCCATGTTCCCGGTGTCGGGGGCGGCACAGTTCAGGGCCGTCGGCGCCAGCTGCGGGGAGCGGCCGGTGATCTCGGCCAGCGGCGCGTACTGGAGGTTCGTGAGACCGGCGCCGTGCTCGGCGTCGGGAAGGAACAGGTTCCACAGGCCCTGCCTGCGCGCCTCGGCCTTCAGCTCCTCCACCACGGCCGGGGTGTCCCACGGCGAGGCGAGCAGCGCGCGCTGCTCCTCGGCGACGGGCTCGGCCGGGTAGACGTACTCGTCCATGAAGGCGAGCAGCCTGGCGCGGAGCTCCTCGGTACGTGCGTCGAACGCGAAGTCCATGCCGGTCAGCCTTCCTGAAGAGTGGTCAGTCCGTGCTCGATGAAGACGGGGACGAGCTCCCCGATGCGGTCGAAGCCGCGCCCGACCGTCTGGCCCAGCGTGTAGCGGTAGTGGATGCCCTCCAGGATCACGGCGAGCTTGAACCAGGCGAACGCCGTGTACCAGGACACCGCCGAGACGTCCCGTCCCGAACGGGTCGCGTACCGCTCGATCAGCTCGGCCGGCGACGGGTGCCCCGGCGCCGAGGCCGTCGTGGAGATGGGCGAGTCCGGGAGTTCCAGCGGCACGCTGTACATCACCAGCAGCCCGAGGTCGGTCAGCGGGTCGCCGAGCGTCGACATCTCCCAGTCGAGGATGGCCCGGATGGTGTCGTCGGGCCCGATCAGCACGTTGTCGAGCCGGTAGTCGCCGTGCACGACCGCCGGCGCGGGGGAGTCGGGCAGCCCGCGGCCGAGCGCCGCGTGCAGCTCGTCGATCCCGGGCAGGTCGCGGCTGCGGGAGGCGTCCAGCTGCTTGCCCCAGCGGCGCAGCTGCCGGTCCAGGAAACCCTCGGGGCGGCCGAAGTCGGCCAG is part of the Streptomyces asoensis genome and harbors:
- a CDS encoding RNA ligase (ATP), with the protein product MSTLRVTAEVLTVHEHPDADALELAQVGLYRAVVAKGAYRTGETAVYIPEQSVLPAGLIEELGLTGRLAGSGADRVKAVRLRGELSQGIVCRPKALADVDLALAAARGTDFAERLGIVKWVPPIPPTMNGDVEAAPDLLPWVDIENIQRYPGLFEPGEPVVLTEKLHGSACLLTYVADERRVFVSSKGFGAKSLALKEDPRNLYWRAVRGHGVPEAAARLAERLGARRIGVFGEVYGAGVQDLTYGADGRGATLGYAVFDVSAEIDGTVRWLSAADLLTGELPLVPTLFEGPYDSERVLEIATGRETVSGRGLHLREGVVIRPAVERHSPVTGGRAIAKAVSGAYLTRKGGTEYE
- a CDS encoding penicillin acylase family protein; protein product: MPRRTPRNSLDRLRTPGRFPGFLKTASVCALIAGLLSPITQVAAAAEVTAANDYCGGQCSDILPPGENGNATLAQILLNQAFGTQPDHAEDQLGPYANLAKGYPTLTNATINTFFNDASFGVASDQVASTSNPAGRSDVTIVRDKKTGVPHITGTTRYGTEFGAGYAAAQDRLWLMDVFRHVGRGQLTAFAGGAPSNQGLEQQFWRNAPYTEADLQAQIDNAVAANGTRGQQALADANAYLAGINAYIDASDSGRYFPGEYVLTGHKDSVTNAGTIDHFKITDLVALASVIGALFGSGGGGEVNNAVSLLAAQEKYGVQQGTEVWEAFRERNDPEAVLTVHNGQSFPYATKPASPQGAALPDAGSVTTQPLVYDATGTGGDQNASAASATATAAALGSARRGMSNALVVSGQATASGHPIAVFGPQTGYFAPQLLMLQEIQGPGISARGASFAGLSMYVELGRGQDYAWSATTSGQDIIDSYAVELCQDDYHYLFHGTCTAMDVVEQKNAWKPTTADGTAAGSYTMRVYRTKYGPVEYRATVGGKKVAYTTLRSSFMHEADSIIGFQMLNDPDYVKSPQTFQSAVQHINYTFNWFYADSTHTAYYNSGDNPVRASGVDAEFPVWAQAAYEWKNWVPATNTAEYTPASAHPNSIDQDYYISWNNKQALNYSTASWGDGSVHRGNLLEDRVKKLVAAGGVTRASLTKAMADAALADLRAEDVLPDLLKVVNSSTVTDSTAAAAVTKLQAWLTAGGKRTETTAGSKTYANADAVRILDAWWPLLVKAEFEPGLGTGLYTAFTANLPIDETPSAAHGPTGAHAGSSFQYGWWSYVDKDIRAVLGETVQGGLTQKYCGGGTLTGCRDVLISTLKEAAGKTAAQVYPGDTLCAAGNQWCADSIVQRTLGGIKHGNISWQNRPTFQQVVEFTSHR
- a CDS encoding serine-threonine protein kinase, which encodes MADPAMSVTPYWELTFDADGDVDVPGRDRLLTGVARQGVRDLILFSHGWNSDRSGATRLYSRFFAPVPALAPAARIGYVGVVWPSMRFCDEPIPDFPHSAAAAAGRRPALDTDTRHALLGTFPGRAAVVEGLARLLEEQPSGDAGIEEFGRLVRLLVEVAPTGPQALFGADTLVDGVAPDGPGMFSCPAAVACEAFAGALADLGSGPAREEFALPNPWDGAHELLRQATYYAMKRRAGTVGERGLGPFVGRLAARAPGVRVHLVGHSFGGRLVSFALRGLPQGVRTVKSVTLLQGAFSHYAFAERLPHDARAGGVLQGQQNRIDGPLVCCYSRFDQALGTMYPLASRMAGDARGLVGEMLGARWGALGHDGAQAVPGTHACVLADALSGPLPRSGCVNVDAAAVVRRGGAPAGAHSDIVHPELARLVLAAGRIG
- a CDS encoding MaoC family dehydratase, with the translated sequence MAEPRIFTSADELKAAVGEQLGYTDWLDVDQKRIDLFAEATGDHQWIHVDPEKAAAGPFGTTIAHGYLTLSLLPLFGPQLIKVENVKMGVNYGTNKVRFPAPVPVGSRLRATATITGVEDVTGGVQVSVAFSVEREGGDKPVCVAESVSRYYL
- a CDS encoding SDR family oxidoreductase, which codes for MVEAVQDAAVVVTGAGGGIGAALARRFAAEGARVVVNDLDADRARAVAEEIGGIAVPGDASTIVEDAREALGGSVDVYCANAGVASGGSESAEESVWALAWDVNVMAHVRAAHALLPHWLERGQGRFVSTVSAAGLLTMIGAAPYSVTKHGAYAFAEWLSLTYRHRGVKVHAICPQGVRTDMLDATGSAGDLVLKPTAIEPQDVADALFKGIAEDRFLILPHPEVADYYRLRAGDPDRWLSNMNHLQRKWEAAG
- the soxR gene encoding redox-sensitive transcriptional activator SoxR: MPQIPEKIHELTVGQLAARSGAAVSALHFYESKGLISSRRTSGNQRRYHRDTLRRVAFVRAAQRVGIPLATIREALAELPEERTPTREDWARLSHTWRAELDERIKQLNRLRDHLTDCIGCGCLSLATCVLSNPDDAFGERGSGSRLLVERAPRRAVPADRPAAAPSRAEEAGRPDRTAPAPTTPCC